The sequence CGTCATCAACTGCAACCTGCAGCGCCTCGACGGCCCGGTTCGCGGTAACGGCAAAATCATCCAGGAACTGGAAGGCGCGTTCAAAGGCGCCAACTGGAACGTCAACAAGGTCGTCTGGGGCCGCCTGTGGGATCCGCTGTTCGCTGCCGACGAAGACGGCCGCATGCAGCGCCGCATGGACGCAGCGATCGATGGTGAATACCAGAACTACAAGGCCAAAGACGGCGCCTACGTGCGCAAGCACTTCTTCGGCGCCGACCCGGAGCTGCTCAAGCGCGTCGAGAGCATGTCCGACGAGGAAGTCTGGAAGCTCAACCGCGGCGGCCACGACCCGTACAAGGTCTACGCGGCCTACCACCAGGCGGTCAACCACAAGGGCCAGCCGACCGTCATCCTGGCCAAGACCATCAAGGGTTACGGCACCGGTGCCGGTGAGGCGAAGAACATCGCCCACAACACCAAAAAGGTCGATATCGACAGCCTGAAGAAATTCCGCGACCGCTTCGACATTCCGGTCAACGATTCGCAGCTCGAAGAACTGCCGTTCTACCGCCCAGCCGAAGACAGCGCGGAGATGAAGTACCTGCGCAAGTGTCGTGAAAAGCTCGGCGGCTCGCTGCCGCAGCGCCGACCGAAGAGCTTCAGCATTCCGACGCCGCCGCTGGAAACCCTGAAAGCTGTGCTCGACGGCTCTGGCGAGCGTGAAATCTCCACCACCATGGCCTTCGGCCGGATCCTGTCGCAGCTGGTCAAGGACAAGGATCTGGGCAAGCGCATCGTGCCGATCCTCGCCGACGAGGCGCGCACCTTCGGCATGGAAGGCATGTTCCGCCAGCTGGGCATCTACTCGCCAGTGGGGCAGCTGTACGAGCCGGTCGACCGCGACCAGGTGATGTACTACCGCGAAGAGCGTGACGGCCAGATCCTGCAGGAAGGCCTCAACGAGGCCGGCGCCTTCTCGTCCTTCATGGCGGCCGGTACCGCCTACAGCAACTACAACCAGCCAATGCTGCCGGTCTACATCTTCTATTCGATGTTCGGTTTCCAGCGCATCGGCGACCTGGCCTGGGCGGCGGGCGATGCGCAGACCCGTGGCTTCCTGCTGGGCGGCACCTCCGGGCGCACCACGCTCAACGGCGAAGGCCTGCAGCACGAGGACGGTCACAGCCATATCCTGGCCAGCACCATCCCCAACTGCCGCAGCTACGACCCCACCTACGGCTACGAGCTGGCGGTGATCATGCATCACGGCATGCACGAGATGATGGAGCTGCAGAAGAGCGTCTACTACTACATCACCGTGATGAACGAGAACTACCAGCAGCCGGCTATGCCCCAGGGTGTCGAGGACGGCATCATCAAGGGCATGTACCTGCTCGAAGAAGCCAAGGGCGACTTCAAGCATCGCGTGCAGCTGCTGGGCTCGGGCACCATCCTGCGCGAAGTACGTGCGGCGGTGGACATCCTCGCCAAAATGGGCGTCGGCGCCGACGTCTGGAGCGTCACCAGCTTCAATGAACTGCGCCGCGACGGTCTGGCGGTGGATCGCTGGAACCGCCTGCATCCGACCGAGGAACCGCGCAAGAGCTACGTCGAGCAGTGCCTGGAAGGCCGCGAAGGGCCGGTAGTGGCCTCGACCGACTACATGAAGCTGTTCGCCGATCAGATCCGTCAGTGGGTACCGTCACGCGAATACCAGGTGCTGGGCACCGACGGCTTCGGCCGCAGCGACTCGCGCGCCAAGCTGCGCGACTTCTTCGAAGTCGATCGCCGCTGGGTCGCCGTCGCCGCACTGCAGGCACTCGCCGATCGCGGCGCCATCGAACGCAAGGTCGTGGCCGAGGCCATCACCGAGTTCGGTATCGACCCCGAGAAGCGCAATCCGCTGGATTGCTGATGCTGCGTGCGCACAGGAGAACCTATTGTGAGTGAAACCATACGCGTACCCGACATCGGCAGCGGTGAGGGTGAAGTTATCGAGTTGTTCGTCAAGGTCGGCGACCGTATCGAGGCCGACCAGAGCATCCTGACGCTCGAGTCGGACAAGGCCAGCATGGAAATCCCGGCGCCCAAGGCGGGCGTCGTGAAAGCATTGAAGGTCAAGCTCGGTGATCGTCTGAAGGAAGGTGACGAGCTGCTTGAGCTGGAAAGCGAAGACGGCCAGAGCACCGAGGCCCCGGCGCAAGCCGCTGCCGAACCTGCCGGCGCAGCAGCCGGCGGCCCTGCCGACGAAGCCGAAGCACCGACCCCTCCTGGCGATGACAATCCATCGGCCTCTGCCGAAGAAGGCGAGTCGCAGGAGATCAAGGTTCCGGACATCGGCTCTTCCGGCAAAGCCAGCGTGATCGAGATTTCGATCAATGTCGGCGATACCATCGAGGCCGAACAGCCGCTGATCACCCTCGAATCCGACAAGGCGAGCATGGAGATCCCCTCTCCTGCCGCCGGCGTGGTCGAGAGCATTTCGGTCAAGGTAGGCGACGAAGTCGGTACTGGCGACCTGATCCTAGTTCTCAAGGGCGCGGCCGCAAGCAAGCCGGCAACGGCAGATAGCGCGCCGCAAAGCCAGCCAAAGGAACAGCTCACCGAGCAAGCTGCCGAGGAACCCACCGAAGCGACGGGCGACTCCGTCGAAGAGGTGCGTATCCCGGACATCGGCTCCAGCGGCAGCGCCAACGTCATTGAAGTCATGGTCAAGGCCGGCGACAGCGTCGAAGCGGATCAGTCGCTGATCACGCTCGAATCCGACAAGGCCAGCATGGAGATTCCGGCGCCGAAAGCTGGCATTGTGGAATCCCTGTCGATCAAGGTCGGCGACGAGGCCAAGACAGGTGATCTGATCCTGACCCTGAACGTCAAAGGCGCAGCGCCGGCGAAAAAGGCCGCGCCCAAGCCGCAGGAAGCCGCTCCGCAGCAGCAGGCGGTCGCACCGAACAAGCAGGGCGTGCCCGAAGCCAAAGTGGCCGCCACGCCAGCTCCTGCGGTAAGCGGGCCAAGTAAGGCCGGCAGCAAGGTACACGCGGGTCCCGCGGTACGCATGACTGCACGCGAGTTCGGTGTCGAGCTGGCCGACGTCCAGGGCACGGGACCAAAGGGACGCATCCTCAAGGAAGACGTCCAGGCCTACGTCAAGAACATGATGCAGAAAGCCAAGCAGGCGCCAGCTTCAGGCGCGGCGGGCGGTGCGGGCATCCCAGCGGTTCCGGAAGTCGATTTCAGCAAGTTCGGCGAAATCGAAGAAGTGCCGATGACGCGACTGATGCAGGTGGGCGCTGCCAACTTGCATCGCAGCTGGCTGAACGTGCCGCATGTAACCCAGTTCGAGTCGTCAGACATTACCGAACTGGAAGCCTTCCGCGTTTCGCAGAAGGCCGTGGCAGAGAAGGCCGGCGTCAAGCTGACCGTGCTGCCGCTGCTGCTCAAGGCCTGTGCGCATCTGCTCAAGGAACTGCCGGAATTCAATGCCTCGCTGGCGCCTAGCGGCAAGGCGGTCATCCGCAAGAAGTACGTGCACATCGGCTTCGCCGTGGATACACCAGACGGCTTGCTGGTTCCGGTAATCAAGAACGTCGACCAGAAGAGCCTGCTGCAATTGGCAGCCGAGGCCGCGGAGCTCGCCGAGAAGGCACGGACGAAGAAGCTGTCGCCCGATGCCATGCAAGGCGCCTGCTTCACGATCTCCAGCCTCGGCCACATTGGCGGTACCGGCTTCACGCCGATCGTCAACGCGCCGGAAGTGGCGATCCTGGGCGTTTCCAAGGCGACCATGCAGCCGGTGTGGGACGGCAAGGCCTTCCAGCCTCGCCTGATGCTGCCGTTGTCGCTGTCCTATGACCATCGCGTCATCAACGGTGCGGCGGCTGCACGCTTCACCAAGCGGCTTTCCGAGCTGCTGGCAGATATCCGCACGATGCTGCTGTGATCGGATGAGCCTAAAAAAACCCGCCAATCGGCGGGTTTTTTCATTTCATGGGCATGGCGGCGAATCGCGCCGGCGTTTCAGCCCTTCTGCAAATCACGCAGGAGGAACGACAAGGCTTTGGCCAGCGCCTCCGCCCCGTCAGGGTCACGCAGGATAGTCAGCCATGGGTCGCCACCCGCCGGATCATCGAAAAGGCACACGATGCCCTGTGGCGGGCACTGATAACGAACATAAGGGTCCATACCGAACACCGAAAAGCTGCGGTTGCGCACCGCGATGTTGCCAGACGCGTCACGCCGCTCCTCACGAATGCGCAACTCGCCGGGCACGCCCACGCTCAAGCGATAACTCACGTCCTGTGGATTGGCCTGACCGACCTGGTAGGCGGCCTTCAGCGCATGACTTTCAAGCAGCGCATTACTATGCGCGAGCAGGGCTTCGCGCTCGTTCGAGGTAAGATACAGGTCCTTTAGCCGAGCCAGGTATTGGGCCGGCTCGGCCGAGGTCAGACCGGCTGTTTCAGCGGCCTTCAACGATACACTGACACCCAGGAACAACGAGATCAGCAGTAACTTCGAAACCAGGCTTGTCAGTCCCTGTCGCATGATGCACCCTTGCCGTAGCCTAATATTATTTAGCCATCGTTTCGCCGGTGAAAACGCTGCATTTTTATGGCTAGCGAGACGACTCCCCGCAGCATACTGGAAGCTAACCGCTCGATGAAAATACATACCGATGCCGCCAGCCGTTTGGCGACCGAGGTTGTGACGCAGTTGCCAGTGCCTTCCAGGCTGGGAATGCTGCGTTTCGAGCGTTTGAACGAGCCCAGTTGGGCGCTGCTTTACCTGGACCCCGCTTGCGAGGGGCATTTCGGTCTGCCCGCTCACCAGTTGTGCTCCCTGGTTGATTCGCCCTATGCCAGCCTGATGGAACCCGCCGTGCGGCTGCGAATGCACGACACCGTCCAGGCACAGCTGGCGACCCAGGGCCACTATTCCATACGCTATCGCCTGCATGCCGCCAGCGGCTTGCTGAACCTGCTGGAAATTGGCGAGCTGAGCCAGCAGTACGGTCGCGATCTGCTGCGCGGCTACCTCGTAGTCGAGCCGGGCTCAATGGAGGCCGTGCCGCCGCTGGAACTGCCGGCTGCCACGCTCGACCTGACCGAGAATGACCAGCAGACCTTCTCCGATGTGCACCTCGAACACCTCATCCGTTCACGCGCGCAACAGAACCTAATCGTTCGCCTGGCACGACACCGCTACGGCTCTACCAATCCCCAGCTCGAAGCGGCGCAACTGATTACCCAGGCCGCCAGCGAGGCTTATGACATCGCGCGCGCGGCCATCTGGCACCTGAACGGGGACCGACTCGAAGCGATCGCCGCGTACCGGCGCGACAACGACAGCGCCGAGTATCCATCCGCGCTGGACCTCTCGGCGCTCCCTCGCTACATGGAAGCCGTACACAGCGGGCGCGCCATCGACGTCTCCAATGTGCTGGAGGACCCTCGCACCCAGGAGCTGGTGGAGCACTACTTCAAGCCGCGGAACATCACCGCCATTCTCGATGCGACCATTCGAGTCGGTGGCGAAGTCATCGGCGTGCTTTGCCTGGAACATTCAGGAAGCCGGCGCACCTGGCATGCCGATGAGGTCGCCTTCGCCGGCGAACTGGCGGATCAGTACGCGCAGGTGCTGGCCAACCAGCAACGACTTAATGCCACGCATACCCTGCACCTGTTCCAGCGTGCCGTGGAGCAGAGCGCAAGCGCCTTCATCCTCGTCGACAAGAATGGCATCGTCGATTACGTCAACCCCAGCTTTACCGCCATTACGCAGTTTTCGGCCGATGAAGTCCGTGGCCGTCGTCTTACCGAGCTGACCGCTCTGGAAAACCTCAGCGAGCTGCTGTTCGACACCTCTTCCAGCCTGGCGCAGCACAACAGCTGGCAGGGCGAATTCCGCAGTCGCCGCAAGAACCTCGAACCCTACTGGGGTCAGCTATCGATCTCCAAGGTATACGGCGAGAACGGAGAGCTGACGCACTACATCGGCATCTACGAAGACGTCACCCAGAGCAAGGTGGCGCAGCAACATATCGAGCGCCTGGCCTATACCGACAACCTGACCGGCCTGGGCAACCGTCCGTTTTTCATCCGTAGCATCGAAGAGCGCTTCGCCAACGGTAAAGCGCCACGTCTGTGCCTGTTGTTGGTGGATATCGACAACTTCAAGCGCATCAATGACAGCCTGGGCCATCAGACTGGCGACAAGCTCCTGACCAGCCTCGCGCGGCGCCTGCGCAACAGTCTGAACCGGGACAGCGTGCTGGCACGATTCGCCAGCAACGAGTTCGCCCTCCTGCTCGACGACATGGACCTGGAAGAAGCCCAGCACCTGGCCAACAAGGTACTGCGCATTCTGGACAAGCCACTGTTCGTCGACAAACAGCTGATCAGTGTCAGCGGCTCGCTGGGGCTGGCTTGCGCGCCGCTACATGGCGACGACCCGGAAACGCTGATGAAGCATGCCGGCCAAGCCCTACATAAAGCCAAGGCCAACGGCAAGAATCAGGTACAGGTGTTTACCGAAGCCCTGCACGCCGAAGCCAACTACAAACTGTTCGTGGAGAACAACCTGCGCCGCGCACTGGTGCAGAACGAACTCGAAGTCTTCTATCAACCCAAGCTCTGCCTGCGCAGCGGACGTCTACAGGGTCTGGAGGCGCTGCTTCGATGGAACCACCCGGAAAAAGGCATGATCCGGCCCGATCAGTTCATCGGCGTTGCGGAAGAAACCGGGGTGATCATCCCCATCGGCAAATGGGTGGCTCGCGAGGCCTGCCGGATGGGCTTGCAGCTCGCATCCATGGGGTTGGGCACACCACAGGTCGCGATCAACCTCTCGCCGAAACAGTTTTCCGATCCTGAACTCGTCGCCTCGATCGCGGCCATCCTCACCGAAGAGCGTTTACCGCCGAGCAGCCTCGAGCTGGAGCTAACCGAAAGCCTGCTGCTCGAAGCCACCGAGGAGACGCGCCAACAGCTGATCGGTCTGAAGGCGCTCGGCGTCACGCTGGCGATGGATGATTTCGGCACCGGCTATTCTTCGCTGAGCTACCTGAAGAAGTTTCCCATCGACGTGATCAAGATCGATCGAAGCTTCATCAAGGACATCCCCGACAGCCAGGACGACATCGAGATCACCGCCGCGGTGATCGCCATGGCTCGAAATCTCCATTTGAAGGTGGTTGCAGAGGGCATCGAAACGGCCGAACAGCTAGCCTTCCTGCGGCATCAGCGCTGCGATATCGGTCAAGGCTACCTGTTCGACAAGCCTATTCCCGGTAGCCAACTGATCAACTCCCTGCGTCGTTACCCGCACTGGCTTTAAGCCTTTCATCAGGTGTAACGTTTGGCCGACGGTGCTTTGGTCGTGCCGTTTGGTAGCCTAGGCAACCAAGGCCATCCGACTTTCAGGCTCGAGGACCACCATGACCCTGCGTTCGCAAATTCTCGTCCACAAACAGGCTTTGCCCGATGCCGGCCAGGCACTCCCTGGGCGCGCCACGCCCGTTCCGGTTCCGGCCGCCCATTTCGTCAATGGCAACCCACTGCAACCTCCATTTCCGGCTCACCTGCGCCAGGCCATCTTTGCCATGGGTTGTTTCTGGGGAGCTGAGCGGCGCTTCTGGGAGCAACCAGGCGTATGGACCACGGCCGTGGGCTACGCTGGCGGTCACACGCCGAATCCGAGCTACGAAGAAGTTTGCTCCGGCCTCACCGGGCATACCGAAGCGGTGCTGGTAGTCTTCGATCCGCAGCAAATCTCCTACCAGGACCTGCTAAGGCTGTTCTGGGAAGCGCACAACCCGACTCAGGGCATGCGACAAGGCAATGACATCGGTACCCAGTATCGCTCGGCCATCTACTGCTCCGACACGGCCCAACTGGAAGCGGCACGCGACAGCGCTCTCCGTTTCCAGGCCGAACTGGGCAAGCATGGGCTTGGCAGCATCACCACGGAAATCGCCGAAGCCCCGGCCTTCTACTACGCGGAGGCCTACCATCAGCAATACCTGGCGAAGAATCCGGGAGGTTACTGCGGGCTCGGCGGTACGGGCGTCTGCATGCCCGCGTGACGCTGGCGCCACCTAGCCTGGCCGTGATGCGCCCTGCCTAACTACAAAAACGCGTTGTAGGCCGAAAAAAGAAAACCCCGCCGAAGCGGGGCCTTTGCAGACTGAATCCTGACATCCGTGACTTGCGCCTTCCTGGCGTCGTTCCGCTACGCTTCCTGTTTTTTCTGATGCGCTTCCATACGCAGCGTCCAAGCACAAAGACTACCGCCGGGCCGACAAGACCTGTAGTGGCAGTTTTGCACTACGATTTGTAAGCAATGACTTACATGGATGCCGATCCCTGGCTTCGCTTGTAAGCCATTGACTACATGGCGCGGGTTTATGACTGGCGTAGTGGCCCATTGTTCCCGGACATGGCGAATTAATTTCATTATGCCGCTACAGATTAATCCCGCTTAGAACTGCTCCGCTTTCAGCAGATACAACGAATCGCTGCCAGCCTTGACGGTGGCGCTCAGCGAATGGATGCGTGGCAGCAGTCGAGCGAAATAGAAGCGCGCCGTGCCCAGCTTGCTGGCGTAGAAGTCGTCCTGCTCCTCCTTGCCCAGCGCGACCGCGGCCATCCGCGCCCACATGTAGGCGTAGGCGGTATAACCGAACACATGCAGGTATTCGACCGAAGCCGCACCGATCTCGTTGGGATTGCGCTTGGCGCTGTCGAGCACGAAGGCGGTAAGCTCGTCGAGGTTATCCAGCGCTGCGCGCAGCGGGGCGATGAACTCAGCCTGCTCGGCACCCGCTGCGCTGCAAAAGCTGCGAATCTCGTCGGCGAACGCCCGATACAGCTCACCACCGCTGCCAACCACCTTGCGACCCAGCAGGTCGAGGGCCTGGATGCCGTTGGTGCCTTCGTATATTTGGGTGATGCGGCAGTCGCGCACTAGTTGCTCCTGGCCCCACTCGCGGATAAAGCCATGGCCGCCGAATATCTGCTGGCCATGGACGGTGGTTTCCAGGCCCATGTCGGTGAGGAAGGCTTTGGCGACCGGCGTCAGCAATGCGACCTGGGCTTCGGCTCGCTGACGGGCTTCTGCATCATCGCTGAACTTGGCGATATCCAGCTGCAGCGCGACGTAGCTGGAGAAGGCGCGACCGCCTTCGTTGAGCGCTTTCATCGTCAGCAACATCCGGCGTACATCGGGATGCACGATGATCGGATCAGCGGCTTTTTCCTGGGCGACCGGGCCGGTCGGGGCGCGGCTCTGGATACGTTCGCGGGCGTATTCGATGGCGCTCTGGTAGGAGCGCTCGCCGGTGGAAAGCCCTTGGATGCCGACCCCCAGGCGCTCGTAATTCATCATGGTGAACATCGCCGCCAGTCCCTTGTTCGGCTCACCGACCATCCAGCCGGTGGCGCCGTCGAAGTTCATCACGCAGGTGGCCGAGGCCTGGATGCCCATCTTGTGCTCGATCGAGCCGCAGCTCAGGCTGTTGCGCTCGCCCAGGCTGCCGTCCTCGTTGACCATGATCTTGGGCACCAGAAACAGCGAGATACCGCGCGAGCCGGCGGGCGCATCGGGCAGCTTGGCCAACACCAGGTGGATAATGTTGTCTGTGAGATCGTGCTCGCCGCCGGTGATGAAAATCTTGGTCCCGCTGACCTTGTAGGAGCCATCGGCTTGTGGCTCGGCCTTGGTGCGAATGATGCCCAGGTCGGTGCCGGCATGGGGCTCGGTCAGGCACATGGAGCCGGACCAGACACCCGCGTACATGTTCGGCAGGTACTTCTGCTTCAGCTCTTCGTTGGCGTGCGCATAGATCGACAGGCAAGCGCCGGACGTCAGCATCGGGTACAGACCGAAGGCCAGGCTGGCGGAGTTCATCATCTCCTCGACCTGCGCGGAAATGACCTTGGGCATGCCCATACCGCCGTAGGCCGGGTCACCACCGACGCCCACCCAGCCGCCCTCGGCATAAAGGCGATAGGCCTCGGGGTAGCCGGCCGGTGTGCTGACCGCGCCATCGACCCAATGGCAACCTTCCTCATCACCAGTGCGGTTGAGCGGGGCAATGGTATTGGCGGTGATCTTGCCCGCCTCCTCAAGAATCGCCTCTGCGGTTTCCGCGTCGACGACTTCCGCCAGCGCTGGCAAGGTCTGCCAGAGCGTCGGGGCATCGAAAACTTCGTTCAGAACGAAACGCATATCGCGCAGCGGTGCTTTGTAGTCAGCCATGGAGAAAGACCTCGCAGAAACATGTCACCCGGCCGATTGGCCGCAGCAGTTTCGCGAGTCTAACTGAAGACGGATCGGCGCCCGAAGCGTCTTAAAATGACCGACCGGTTCTCATCCAGACTTCACATCCAGACGAGTGAGTCAGCTTTGCGCGACGAACGGACAGTACCGGAAAGTCGCCGCCTGCAGATAAAAAAGCCCGCGCAGGCGCGGGCTAAGTTGTCCTGTCTGTCGGACGAATTAGAACGCGAACTGATCGGCCGCCAACTTCATCAGGCTCGCGCTTCCCGCCTCGATCGCCGCGCGGTGAGCCGCGGTACGGGGCAGCAGACGCGTGAAGTAGAACTCGGCGGTGGCCAGCTTCGACTGATAGAAGGCCGCATCATGGCCGGCCTGCTCGAGACGGCTCTGGGCCACCACAGCCATGCGCAACCAGAAATAGCCCAGCACCAGATAGCCGCAATACATCAGGTAATCGACCGACGCCGCGCCCACCTCGTCCGGGTTCTTCATCGCCGCCATGCCGATGCACTTGGTGATCTCGCCCAGATCGCGGTTGAGCCCCGCCACCTGCTCCACGTAACGCTGCAGCTGCGGGTGGCCGGCGTTGGCTTCGCAGAACTTGTGCACCCGCTTGGTGAAGCCGAGCATCAGTTTGCCCTGGCTGCCGAGCACCTTGCGCCCCAACAGGTCGAGCGCCTGGATGCCGTTGGTGCCCTCGTAGATCGGGGCGATGCGGCAGTCGCGCACCAGTTGCTCCATCCCCCATTCGCGGATATAGCCGTGGCCGCCGAAGACCTGCATGCCGAGGTTGGTGACTTCCAGTCCCGTGTCGGTCATGAAGGCCTTGCAAATCGGCGTGAGGAAGGCGAGCTGATCTTCGGCCTCCTTGCGCTTGTCCGCGTCCGGGCTATGGATCTGATCGAGCAGCTGCGCGGTGAAATATGCCAAGGCGCGATTGCCTTCGTTGAACGCCTTCATCGTCAACAGCATGCGCCGCACGTCAGGGTGAACGATGATCGGGTCGGCCGGCTTGTCGGGAAACTTCGCGCCAGTCAGGGCGCGCATCTGCAAGCGCTCGTTGGCGTACTGGATCGCGCCCTGAAAGCTCGCCTCGCCATTGCATAGCCCCTGCATCCCCGTACCCAGGCGGGCATGGTTCATCATGGTGAACATGCAGTTGAGGCCCTTGTTCGGCTCGCCGATGAGAAATCCGGTTGCCGCATCGAAGTTGATCACACAGGTCGCCGAAGCCTTGATCCCCATCTTGTGCTCGATGGAGCCGCAGGCGACGCCATTGCGCTCACCCGCCTCGCCGGTCGCATCGGGCAGGAACTTGGGCACGATGAACAGCGAGATGCCCTTGGTACCCGCAGGTGCGTCGGGCAACTTGGCCAGTACCAGGTGCACGATGTTCTCGCTCAGGTCGTGCTCGCCGGCCGAGATGAAGATCTTCGTGCCGCTGATCGCGTAGCTGCCATCGGCCTGCGGGACCGCTCGGGTCTTGATGATGCCCAGGTCGGTGCCACAATGCGGCTCGGTCAGGCACATGGTGCCGGTCCAGCGCCCTTCGGTCATGCGGGTCAGATAGGCCTGCTTCTGCGCCTCGGTGCCGTGGGCGCCGATTGCCGCCATAGCGCCGTGGGTCAGCCCCGGGTACATGCCGAACGAGGTGTTGGCCGAGCCAACCATTTCGCCGATCACCAGGCCCAGCGAGTGCGGCAGGCCCTGGCCACCGTAGGTCGGGTCCGAAGCCAGCCCCATCCAGCCACCCGCGGCATACTGCGCGAAGGCTTCCTTGAAGCCCTTGGGTGTGGTCACCACGCCATTGTCGAAGTGACAGCCCTCCTCGTCACCGCTGCGGTTCAGGGGAGCGAGTACCTGTTCGCAGAACTTGGCGCCTTCCTCCAGGATGGCGCTGACCATGTCCGGCGTCGCATCCTCGGCACCGTTGGCGGCGTAGCTGCCATGAAAATCGAAAACTTCGTCGATCAGGAAGCGCATGTCGCGCAGGGGAGCCTTGTAAGCGGGCATATCGTTCTCCAGGACGGCACCAGCGATGTGTGCCGGGCACGCTACTGGCTGTTCGTCCTGCGAGCCATCACATTGCAGGCGCTGAATGCGGCGCCATAACTGTCACACGTCGGCCGCGCTGCGCTTCGCCGTGCGCACCGCACCGCGGCGGTTGTCGCCGTGCGAGCGAATGCAGTTGCGCCCCGCACTCTTGGCGCTGTAGAGCGCCTGGTCGGCCTGTTTGATGACTTCCTCCGGACTGCGCTGGCTCAGTGTTCGCTCAGCCACCCCGATGCTGATGGTCACCGAAACCTCCGCCGTCGCGCTGGCACCGCGACGCTGTCGCCCCTGCGCAGCATCCCTGGGTCGGTTGGTCTTGTCGCGCAACTGCAGCGGATAGGTCTCCACGGCCTGTCGAACGGCTTCCAGATGCGGCAGGCAATGCTCCAGATCGCTCCCGGGAAACACCAGCGCGAACTCCTCTCCGCCGTAACGATAGGCGCGCCCTCCTCCGCCCACCTTTCGCAGACGGCTGGCGACCAGGCGCAGTACCTCGTCGCCGACATCGTGCCCGTGGGTGTCGTTGAACGCCTTGAAACGATCGACATCGGCCATCGCGATCACGTACTGCCGGCCCAGGCGTTGCAAGCGCTCGTTCAGCGCGCGGCGCCCAGGCAAGCCGGTCAGCTCGTCGCGAAAGGCCATCTGGTAGGCCTCCTGCGCAACCGCAACGACCAGCGCCAGCATCACCAGACTGCTCAAGACGTTGAGCGCCCCCGGACGGCTGAACACCTGGGGCAGCATCAACAGCAGGCCTACCAGCGCCACGAGCTGAGCCGCGTGCACTGGTCGCGGCCGCCGCAGGTACTGGAACAGCAGGCCCAGCAGCGCTAGCAGGAAAACCGGATAGGCCAGCTGGATCAATTGCAGCCAGTCCGCCTGTAACGACGGCCAGCGAACCTCGGCCAGCCAGTTGAGCATTGCATCGGGAAACCGCCGCGCCAACGCGCATGCCGGCACCACCACGGCGAACATCACTGCCACGCGCGCCACACCGTCCTGCAGCAGGTGGGCACGCTCGTTCCACAGTGCAAACAGCCCATACAGCGCCGGTAGCAGCAAGCTGCACAGGTGAAAGGTCAGCGCGGCGTCCGGTAGCAGCGCGCCGGTAAAACGGTAGTGATCGACCTGAGTGTCCAGCAGGAAATAGCTCAGGTAGATGACTGCCAACAGGCAGGTCTCGCGAATCCGCGCATAGGCGATGCAGAACGCCCCGCCGAGCAGCAGCAGGACCGTCGGCAATACGTTGAACAGCGAGGTGAAGAACTCGTTCAGGCTCGGTTGACGAGCAGCCGCCAATCCACCGGCGAGCAGCGCCAGAGGGGCGTAGAAGTGGCTGAAGCGTGCA comes from Stutzerimonas stutzeri and encodes:
- the aceF gene encoding dihydrolipoyllysine-residue acetyltransferase; its protein translation is MSETIRVPDIGSGEGEVIELFVKVGDRIEADQSILTLESDKASMEIPAPKAGVVKALKVKLGDRLKEGDELLELESEDGQSTEAPAQAAAEPAGAAAGGPADEAEAPTPPGDDNPSASAEEGESQEIKVPDIGSSGKASVIEISINVGDTIEAEQPLITLESDKASMEIPSPAAGVVESISVKVGDEVGTGDLILVLKGAAASKPATADSAPQSQPKEQLTEQAAEEPTEATGDSVEEVRIPDIGSSGSANVIEVMVKAGDSVEADQSLITLESDKASMEIPAPKAGIVESLSIKVGDEAKTGDLILTLNVKGAAPAKKAAPKPQEAAPQQQAVAPNKQGVPEAKVAATPAPAVSGPSKAGSKVHAGPAVRMTAREFGVELADVQGTGPKGRILKEDVQAYVKNMMQKAKQAPASGAAGGAGIPAVPEVDFSKFGEIEEVPMTRLMQVGAANLHRSWLNVPHVTQFESSDITELEAFRVSQKAVAEKAGVKLTVLPLLLKACAHLLKELPEFNASLAPSGKAVIRKKYVHIGFAVDTPDGLLVPVIKNVDQKSLLQLAAEAAELAEKARTKKLSPDAMQGACFTISSLGHIGGTGFTPIVNAPEVAILGVSKATMQPVWDGKAFQPRLMLPLSLSYDHRVINGAAAARFTKRLSELLADIRTMLL
- the aceE gene encoding pyruvate dehydrogenase (acetyl-transferring), homodimeric type; translation: MQDLDPVETQEWLDALESVLDREGEDRAHYLMTRMGELATRSGTPLPYGITTPYRNTIPVTREAKMPGDLFMERRIRSLVRWNALAMVMRANLKDPDLGGHISTFASSATLYDIGFNYFFQAPTEEHGGDLIYYQGHASPGIYARAFLEGRLSEDQMLNFRQEVDGKGLSSYPHPHLMPDFWQFPTVSMGLGPITAIYQARFMKYLENRGFIPKGKQRVWCFIGDGECDEPETLGAISLAGRENLDNLVFVINCNLQRLDGPVRGNGKIIQELEGAFKGANWNVNKVVWGRLWDPLFAADEDGRMQRRMDAAIDGEYQNYKAKDGAYVRKHFFGADPELLKRVESMSDEEVWKLNRGGHDPYKVYAAYHQAVNHKGQPTVILAKTIKGYGTGAGEAKNIAHNTKKVDIDSLKKFRDRFDIPVNDSQLEELPFYRPAEDSAEMKYLRKCREKLGGSLPQRRPKSFSIPTPPLETLKAVLDGSGEREISTTMAFGRILSQLVKDKDLGKRIVPILADEARTFGMEGMFRQLGIYSPVGQLYEPVDRDQVMYYREERDGQILQEGLNEAGAFSSFMAAGTAYSNYNQPMLPVYIFYSMFGFQRIGDLAWAAGDAQTRGFLLGGTSGRTTLNGEGLQHEDGHSHILASTIPNCRSYDPTYGYELAVIMHHGMHEMMELQKSVYYYITVMNENYQQPAMPQGVEDGIIKGMYLLEEAKGDFKHRVQLLGSGTILREVRAAVDILAKMGVGADVWSVTSFNELRRDGLAVDRWNRLHPTEEPRKSYVEQCLEGREGPVVASTDYMKLFADQIRQWVPSREYQVLGTDGFGRSDSRAKLRDFFEVDRRWVAVAALQALADRGAIERKVVAEAITEFGIDPEKRNPLDC